A region from the Lutra lutra chromosome 1, mLutLut1.2, whole genome shotgun sequence genome encodes:
- the NAA50 gene encoding N-alpha-acetyltransferase 50 isoform X2: MKGRIELGDVTPHNIKQLKRLNQVIFPVSYNDKFYKDVLEVGELAKLAYFNDIAVGAVCCRVDHSQNQKRLYIMTLGCLAPYRRLGIGTKMLNHVLNICEKDGTFDNIYLHVQISNESAIDFYRKFGFEIIETKKNYYKRIEPADAHVLQKNLKVPSGQNADVQKTDN; the protein is encoded by the exons CCGGATCGAGCTGGGAGATGTGACACCACACAATATTAAACAGTTGAAGAGACTAAACCAGGTCATCTTTCCAGTCAGCTACAATGACAAGTTCTACAAGGATGTGCTGGAGGTTGGCGAGCTAGCAAAACTTG CCTATTTCAATGATATTGCAGTAGGTGCAGTATGCTGTAGGGTGGATCATTCACAGAATCAGAAGAGACTTTACATCATGACACTAGGATGTCTGGCACCATACCGAAGGCTAGGAATAG GAACTAAAATGTTAAATCATGTCTTAAACATCTGTGAAAAAGATGGCACTTTTGACAACATCTATCT GCATGTCCAGATCAGCAATGAATCGGCAATTGACTTCTACAGGAAGTTTGGCTTTGAGATTATTGAGACAAAGAAGAACTACTATAAGAGGATAGAGCCCGCAGATGCTCATGTGTTGCAGAAAAACCTCAAAGTCCCTTCTGGCCAGAATGCAGATGTGCAAAAGACAGACAACTGA
- the NAA50 gene encoding N-alpha-acetyltransferase 50 isoform X1, translating to MKGSRIELGDVTPHNIKQLKRLNQVIFPVSYNDKFYKDVLEVGELAKLAYFNDIAVGAVCCRVDHSQNQKRLYIMTLGCLAPYRRLGIGTKMLNHVLNICEKDGTFDNIYLHVQISNESAIDFYRKFGFEIIETKKNYYKRIEPADAHVLQKNLKVPSGQNADVQKTDN from the exons TAGCCGGATCGAGCTGGGAGATGTGACACCACACAATATTAAACAGTTGAAGAGACTAAACCAGGTCATCTTTCCAGTCAGCTACAATGACAAGTTCTACAAGGATGTGCTGGAGGTTGGCGAGCTAGCAAAACTTG CCTATTTCAATGATATTGCAGTAGGTGCAGTATGCTGTAGGGTGGATCATTCACAGAATCAGAAGAGACTTTACATCATGACACTAGGATGTCTGGCACCATACCGAAGGCTAGGAATAG GAACTAAAATGTTAAATCATGTCTTAAACATCTGTGAAAAAGATGGCACTTTTGACAACATCTATCT GCATGTCCAGATCAGCAATGAATCGGCAATTGACTTCTACAGGAAGTTTGGCTTTGAGATTATTGAGACAAAGAAGAACTACTATAAGAGGATAGAGCCCGCAGATGCTCATGTGTTGCAGAAAAACCTCAAAGTCCCTTCTGGCCAGAATGCAGATGTGCAAAAGACAGACAACTGA